The DNA segment TCTTCACGCACGATCGCCTCGACCTTGCGCAGTACGCGCAGGCCCATCGGCAGCCAGGTGTAGAGGCCCGAAGCCAGTTTGCGAATCATGCCGGCACGCAGCAGCAGCTGATGGCTGACCACGACCGCATCGGAAGGGGTTTCTTTCTGTGTGGCGAGCAAAAATTGACTGGTGCGCATGATTAGCCGTTATCGGTTGCTTGGGACTGAAAATGACTCGGCATTGTACGGCCACAGGCGTGTCGAGTACAGGCTATGGCCGGGGAGGTGCCCTTCAGTGCAAAGGCTATATAAAGAAGAAGCCCGGCAATCGCCGGGCTTCCAGTGCTACACGGTGCAGGATTCTGGTTACAGAATCGAGATCGGGTAGTCGACGATCAGGCGGAACTCGTTAACATCACCTTCGCCCTGGTCAGCATTGGCGCGGTGCCATGCTTGACGGATACGGAACGACAGATCCTTGGCCGGGCCGGACTGCAGTACGTATTTGGCTTCGAAGTTGGTTTCGTGGTGTTTGCCGTCTGCGCCGTAATAGCCGTAAGGGCCATTGGTTGGAGCGTTGCTGCCGTCGATGTCCCAGCCTTTGATGTAGCGGGTCATGAAGCTCAGGCCTGGAACCCCGTAAGGTGCCATGTTCAGATCGTAGCGGATCTGGGCAGATTTCTCGTTCGGGCCGTTGAAGTCGGAGTACTGGATCGAGTTGTTGAGGAAGATCGAGTCGCCGCCACGGTTGTTGTTGCCGGTGCCGATGTAGTCGAACGGTGTGTCACCGTTGATTTTCTGCAGGGCTACAGTCAGGGTGTGAGCTGCCATGAACGAGTAAGCGACCGAGCCGGAGAAGGCCGTGTTGCTGATCGAGCCGGCCTTGGCCGAGCCTTCGTCAACGGTGCGATACAGGTTGGCGTCGAATGCCAAGGACTGATCGCCGCCCAGTGGCAGGGCGTAGTTCACGTTGGCGTAGTACTGGTTCCAGATGTCTTCAAGCTTGGCGCCGTACAGGGCTACACCGAGGTTGTCGGTAATCGAGTACTTGCCGCCGACGAAATCGGCAGATTTGGCGCTCACGCCAGCGTAGTTGGCGAAGATTTCGCCGCTACGGTTGGTTTCATCCTGGCTGGTGGTCGAAGTGAAGTGACCGGCTTCCAGATCCAGGCCCTTGATTTCGCTGCTTTGCAGGCTGATACCGGTGGCGGTCTGTGGCAGCAGGCGAGAGCCGCCAACTGCGAATACCGGGCTGCTAGGCTGCATGTCGCCGATTTTCAGCTCGGTTTTGGAAATGCGGAATTTGGCGGCGGCACCGGCTTTGCCGAAGCTGTCGGAGTTGCGGCCTTGACTGTCGGTCTGCAGGTTGCCGGAGCCGGAGTACTTGTCGCTGCCGTCGAGGTTGAAGCCGAGGTAACCAAAGGCGTCAACACCGACACCGACAGTGCCTTGAGTGTAGCCGGAGTTGTAGATACCCCAGAAACCCTGAGTCCAGTCTTTGTCGTCAACTGCGCCAGCTTTCTTGTCGCGGTTGTAGTAGTAGTTGCGTGCTTTCAGGTTCAGCGAACTGCCTTCAACGAAGCCCTTGGCTTCGGCTTGGTCGCTGACAAACGGCGCAGCCGATGCCAGTTGGGTGCTGGCTGCCGCCGCAACGGCCAGTGCGATTGCGCTCCACTTCATCACTCTCATCGTGATTGCTCCTTTGGTTTAGAAGTTTTCGCTGCCCCATCTGTATTTTTTTTAGGGGCGGCTCTTTCTTGTTATGCCGGCTATTTTTGGTTTGTGCCGGTCAGGGTGCAAATGCTGTATACGTCAATGTCGTCGAAAAGGATACGTATGTCGCTTAAAATGTCGCTTTTTTACAAGAACTTTATTTTCTCTATTTTGTCTTGAGCAAGATGCTTGCCAAGTACAGGGTGCCGCCGGCTGAGCTCAAAATTGGCGTGCGAGTGTTAAAGCAACAAGCGTGCTCAAACTCCCAGAAAATGAAAAAAATTTGTGAAAATCACAGGTTTTACATTCTGACTTGTTAATAAATTCTTGTTTATTAAGGAAAAAATCCATTTTTTAGCGGTGGCCTCGTCATTCTTGCTTGCCGCTGCCCATCCGGCCAGGCGTGACAAAAAGTGTTACCGGACGCCGCCGGTTCTGGGAAGATCCTGGTATTGAGGTATGCCAGATACACATTCTTGATTCGTTTTGGTGCGTTTGCATGTGCGAGTGTCAGAATCTGGTTCATCGTGCTGAAGACGCGGCGAGCGGTCCTTTGACTGACTCGACAGCTTAGCCGGGGCTGGCGTTTCTGCACGCCGGGTTGAGAGCGAGCCGGTCGTGTCGGGTTTTTGTTATCCTGCCAGCCTTGTGTGATGTTTTTGTTCTCCCGTCAGGAGTCGTATGGTGTTCGCTCTGGATTCACGTTTGCAGCAAGACACTCTGCCATTGGGGGATTTTCCTCTATGCCGCTTGCTGCTTAGCAACGATGCTCGCTATCCCTGGTTTATTCTGGTGCCGCGTCGCGCAGGTATCAGCGAGGTTTTTGAACTCGATGCCGATGACCAGGCGCAGTTATGGCGGGAAACCACCGCTCTGGCGGCCATCCTTAAAGATACCTTCAATGCCGACAAGCTTAACGTTGCCACTTTGGGTAACGTCGTCAGCCAGTTACATATGCATGTGATCGTGCGCAAGCGCGATGATGGGGCGTGGCCTGCTCCGGTATGGGGCAAGCTGACGGCGCTGCCTTATGAGCCAAGGCAGGTTGCTGCACTGATTGAGCGTCTGCGGCCTGTGCTGCCAGAGGATTTCAGGCTGGAGTCGAGCGTATGAGCCTTGAGGCGCGGATCACCGAGCTTGAGAGCAGGCTGGCATTTCAGGACGATACTATTCAGGCGCTCAATGATGA comes from the Pseudomonas sp. StFLB209 genome and includes:
- a CDS encoding HIT family protein; the protein is MFALDSRLQQDTLPLGDFPLCRLLLSNDARYPWFILVPRRAGISEVFELDADDQAQLWRETTALAAILKDTFNADKLNVATLGNVVSQLHMHVIVRKRDDGAWPAPVWGKLTALPYEPRQVAALIERLRPVLPEDFRLESSV
- a CDS encoding OprD family porin — translated: MRVMKWSAIALAVAAAASTQLASAAPFVSDQAEAKGFVEGSSLNLKARNYYYNRDKKAGAVDDKDWTQGFWGIYNSGYTQGTVGVGVDAFGYLGFNLDGSDKYSGSGNLQTDSQGRNSDSFGKAGAAAKFRISKTELKIGDMQPSSPVFAVGGSRLLPQTATGISLQSSEIKGLDLEAGHFTSTTSQDETNRSGEIFANYAGVSAKSADFVGGKYSITDNLGVALYGAKLEDIWNQYYANVNYALPLGGDQSLAFDANLYRTVDEGSAKAGSISNTAFSGSVAYSFMAAHTLTVALQKINGDTPFDYIGTGNNNRGGDSIFLNNSIQYSDFNGPNEKSAQIRYDLNMAPYGVPGLSFMTRYIKGWDIDGSNAPTNGPYGYYGADGKHHETNFEAKYVLQSGPAKDLSFRIRQAWHRANADQGEGDVNEFRLIVDYPISIL